A region from the Wolbachia endosymbiont (group A) of Rhinocyllus conicus genome encodes:
- a CDS encoding baseplate J/gp47 family protein, whose product MEQPNIIEPLNFEEIFSRMKEELIRRDSSFTALVESDPAIKILEVAAWRELLLRERINEAARGNLLKFARGEELDDLAEFYGVERENGEKDERFRKRIKARIVGSSTGGNYRYYALSADTRVKDALVESPVPGKVQVSILSTELSTLPEELLEIVRNQLNREDVRILTDTIEVVSCNIIEIDIHSKISIKRPDIIETVKKQFIEKFETTKRLGWKVTKSWIIANLFVDGVENVELIEPREDVVVLGNECAALRSLNVELN is encoded by the coding sequence ATGGAGCAGCCTAACATTATTGAGCCACTGAACTTCGAAGAAATCTTTTCACGTATGAAGGAGGAGTTGATACGTCGAGACTCAAGTTTTACAGCATTAGTAGAAAGTGACCCAGCAATAAAGATTTTAGAGGTAGCAGCATGGCGAGAACTTTTGCTCAGAGAAAGAATAAACGAAGCAGCAAGGGGCAACTTACTTAAGTTTGCAAGGGGAGAAGAACTTGATGATTTAGCTGAATTTTACGGAGTGGAAAGGGAGAACGGGGAAAAGGATGAACGATTTAGAAAAAGAATCAAGGCAAGAATAGTTGGCTCAAGCACAGGAGGAAATTATCGGTATTATGCATTATCAGCAGATACGAGAGTAAAAGATGCATTAGTAGAATCACCTGTACCAGGAAAAGTACAAGTTTCAATCTTATCAACAGAATTATCCACACTGCCAGAAGAATTACTAGAAATTGTCAGAAATCAGCTAAACAGGGAGGATGTGAGGATTTTAACAGATACAATAGAAGTGGTAAGTTGCAATATTATAGAAATAGATATCCACAGTAAAATTAGCATTAAAAGACCAGATATTATTGAAACGGTGAAGAAGCAATTTATCGAAAAATTTGAAACAACGAAAAGATTAGGATGGAAAGTAACGAAATCATGGATTATAGCCAACCTGTTTGTGGATGGGGTAGAAAACGTAGAATTAATCGAGCCAAGAGAGGATGTTGTGGTACTGGGGAATGAGTGTGCTGCCTTAAGAAGTTTAAATGTTGAGTTGAATTAA